The sequence GCTCGGGTAATAGCGTTAGCCAAACTAAATTTAGCAACCCATGTTTGGTAGGTTAGAGAAACGTTCGTGTTAAAGTatcgctcaacccagtttgatTAACGTTAAATAAGGATGAATATCGTAAGAATCGTTTTCCAGAACATTTAATTTTCTGATTGAAACGGACCTGGAATAGATGTTAGTCAGTTCAGATGTAAATAAAAAACGTTAGCCTAAATTCGTTCGGCCCTCATGCTTAGCTTGGAGTATTCAATATACATGTATGAACGTCAGCTAGCTACTTTTTTGCTAACTAGGCAAGGAAACCTTTGCTGTTCAAAAAATCAGCAAAGCACTTACGCTGATctcgaataaaaaaaaactttcttgGCAGGTTGATCGATTCCGCAAATACGTTGTACAATTGTGGAAGCGGGTGGCCTGAAAACCTGCTGCAACATCTACTATCAACCCGTATTTCTGGTTAAGTTACACGAGCTGATAGAGCAACTGCGTGTACATTTCAATATATGGCCACCGttggtctttctctttcttcaaaataaaagtcgagcactctttagtttttttttccgttataGAATTTAAAGTTAAAAAACTATACGTGCTCCTAACGGAAAAATAATCGTACAAGCAATGTTGTGTACTTCTaggttgtgaaaggtcatggAAATTGAATTAAAGTCCTTGAAAAGTCATGTAAAGGTTTGAAATGGGTGTGAACCCTGAGTAAGCCCAGCCCTTTCAGGCCTGCTAGATCAGCCCCAGTCAACGGTAAGTAGGAAGGGTATAGGCCAACTATATATTAATGCCCATGGTTTTGGAATGGGATGTCCAATAAGCTCGTATGTGTGATAGTCAGGTCTCTACATTGGCCTCTTTTGGCCATATAGTGTAGGTCTTCCAAACTGTTACGGAGTCAAAGGTTACATTTACAACGGTTGCTTCTGGGGATGCAACTTGCTTTCGCACGCACTGGCTTGCCCGTGTTTGGCCCGGTAATGGAAACACAGCTACTGCAGGTCTTTACATAGTAATGTATAGGGTGCACTATTTCTCATGAGCAGTATCCATGGAAATATGTATCTTTTTCAGGTATGTGGTCCTTGAAAAGAAATGCAATTTCCTGGATTTTGTGATTTATAACAGATTAAATGGGgggaaattataaaaaaaacaacaaacacctaTAATAGGTTCAGCTAATAGGCTACGTTCTCATTTCATGTGGTTATTTGCAAGAAGAGTCTgctaaaatttaaaaaaatcacagTTGCAATATAGACTGTGGTTATCTAGGGTAGTTAGCAGCACAACAGGTATATATATCGTGCAAAACGTTGATACATTTTTTAACTGAACTTTGTAAGTGATTTGGATGTCCACTACTCCTTATAAAATGTCTTACCGTGATAAACACCCAAGTAGTATGCTCTTCTGGGCTGAATGAAAAGGCGAAGCTATTTCGAAGCCCTCTTTAAGGCAATATTATTTCCTGCAATGGTGCCTTGATGCAGTCAATGTGCTAATACAAACCTATATGATGAACTTAATGGCTCCCAGAAAACTAAACATCCCGCTTTTAACTAAATAAACCTGAATACAACACTGTAAGGTcattttttgtatatttaatAGACACAGAATTAAATTACAACTCTATAATTCTCATGTAGGTGCAAACACAGGGTCACAGAAcccactgaataaaaaaaagcaatagTAGGAATACAAAAGAAAGTGCCACAAAAGAATGATGACAAGCATTTTCCAGTAGTGTGAGcttttttacattattttataGTTTCACCAATTcgtttgttatgtttttttgcAAGTGATTTTGTCTGAAAATACAGTCTACGACAGTGCTGAACTGATGTCAATGTGCATCATACTCCTCCACGACTTTCAGGAGAGTTTCCACAGCCTGCTGAAAGTCTTGATCCTCCACACCATAGCGTTCATACCAGTGTAGATAAGCTCGCACACAAATCATCTCTTTTGTTCGGTGCACCACGTGATCGAGCAAAGAGGTGACACTGCTGTGATTGGAGCAAACCGTAAGAAGGTGTGCATTTGGTGACAAACAAACCTCATTACAAGGATCTGAAAATAAGCACAGAATTACACACACTATTATACAATATATTATTCTATAATATTCAATAAAACCTCTGATGATCATTGATTACCTGTCCAGTGATCGACGGGGAAGGGGTTCCATGCTACACAACGATGTCCTCGCTTTAGTTTATTTAGTGCACTGGACATTATAAAAGAGTTGTCCTGGTCACCTCTTGCCACTGCAAGAACAGCCCGACTGGTGTACTGAATTCAACTGATAAGGAGGGTCTGTCTGAAGGATTAGTTTGCTGAACAGAAAAAAGCTAATAAAAGACGCATGTCTTTTGCTATGCAGCCTTTTTCTGACAAACACGCTATAATTAGCGGAAAGGGGTTTATTTTAGCGTGTAATGATCTTGAACCACCATGCGGCAAACAACAACCCAGATGGGATCTGAAATCAGAATCCAGGTAGATGCAGgtatattgtttttgtttctctgcATTAAAAAAGATACAGATCTCCCTGCGAGAGACACCTGTGGTACAGATTGGAGAGTGCTGCTTGCCAAACTGTCCCATTTCAGTTTTTCTCTGAAGAGAGAACATGACAAAAAGTTAAATATTTGTTCGCACAACCTAGGTCATACACAGCATCAGGTTTCTACTATTTTCAAGTAATAGTAAAACACAGGCTTACAGTCAGTGCATTTAAATTGCACTTAATGTAATTATACTTCATTCTCTCCTATTCTCTTTCTACAATCTGGTTATGAAGTACAAGTACTTGAGCTACCTAAATTTTGAACTGCATTAAAGACGGGCAGAAGCATTGATGAGATCAGACCTGGAGCCTGCCTGGGTGATGGACAGGAGTTTAGCTGCAGGCATTGGGCACACAGACCGAATCAGCTCCCAAGGCTCCACACCTAAACTCCAATTGCTGCACACAAGCAAGCATGCATTCATCAGTCATAGTGGAATTAACTAGGGTTGCGCAATGACTCTAGGTATTCAGAAAGAGTGACATCTTTCAAGAATAAATTTAACTACAAGATTTTCATTAGGcctacaataatgataatacattTTCATGAAATTGGTAGAAGAATGTTAGCTAATGCCACTTAAATATATTAGCAAAACATATTGAAATGACATTGCattaataaaatgaaatacaaaatataatataatatctgTGTTGTtgtaacacatttatatatataagcaCTGGTCTGTTATTACCTGGCTGTTGTGAGGTTGTGAACAGGTAGCAGAAGTCCAGCGATACATGAGACAATATGTTTATTCATGAATGAAAGAGTGCCTTGCGCCAGACCACTAGAAAGTCCAAATGTGCCGGAAACCTTCTTCTGTAGGTCCCTGCTGTAGCTGAGGGCCTGGTCATTGTGAAAGAGGAGGATGGCATCAGAACTTCTACAAAAAGCACACAGACGTGTTTAATCAAACATGGCCCATTGTCATTAATTGGAAATAGTTTAATGCTGCATTTTTGGAAGTATTTAAATATCACAGActcccaaacaaaaacaaaaaaatgtatctggTGTACAAATTGAATTGGCTGTTAAATCAAACAAAATGACAAATAATATCTTGCATGTTGCAACAAACAGTATCGGTATATGTTTGTATATTCATCAGCAAGACCTACCTGTGTAGAGCAGCCAGGCTCAGTAGGGTGTTGTAGTGCTGGAGTGGGCTCTCTCCACTCTGATGGGGGACCACAGAGACTGTGAGAATGTGACTCACAGGAAACTCTGCACGAATCTCCTCACAAAGCCGTGAGCCCAGTCCTGCCAGAGCAAGAACATCACAAATGACTTTGATTATTTGAGACTCGCAAATAAGACATGAAATGGAACACATGAATGAACTGAAGTCTCTCCACTAAGTTACATAACATTATAACATCTAAAAAAAGGTTATCAGAACACTTTCCTGCACATCTATGAAGTCAGTAAATCTGGGTTTAATAGAACCCTGTGTATTGTAGATCATAACCCTATTAAAATACAGCACATTCTGTTACACCAATGTTTACCTAAATACATCATATCTCATTGTGCTTACTCCCTTTGTCCATATTTGctgatgtagtatatgatgaacTGATCCAAAGACCAATAAGATCAAAGGCTTGATGTGATTCTGTGGCGCTCACCAGATCCCGTGCCTCCACTGACACTGTGCAACATTATAGTTCCACCATAGTAATCAcgtctctctgcctcctgccTCACAGCCTCCATTGCCTGTTGGAGCAGCTGATCACCCTCTTCAACCCAGTGTCCATGGTAGCCTTGTATTAATGTTTTGGGGAAAAGCTGTTATTTCTACATTTTTATTTCCCATTCTGATCTCAAATACTGTGCTCATTCCTTTATACTAGAGGTCTGATCAAAACACTAGATGCAGTAgcaaaataaagacaaaatgtAATTAGTGGGCACTTAGGAATTAGAAATTGACTGTAGTTTTTTTAATCACtccaatcactttctctgcaaTTAAGTGACCCGCACCATAAGCCCAGTTGTTTCCTCTGCCTCCTTTTCCTTGGACAATATTGGACTCAAGTAACGTTCTGTTGAACAAACACAGTTTGAATGTTAGCctattgaaaatgaaaactgtaACAGACTTGATCGAATTTCAGAGTAGGCTCACTTATTCCTAACCAGCCGCTGAGCTCTTCTCAAAACCTTGGGATCACTGTCTACACAGACCACTGCCAAGGTGCCTTCTTTCGTGATGTAAGGAGACCTATCAAATGAAGCAACAAGTGTGTGTCAGCAAGAAAGCGACAGCGTGTGGGTGGAGTGGTCGAGGTACCTAGCATTTCAATTAATTCGTTTTTGTTCCCTACATCCAACTCACCCATGTCCGCATTGTTCGGAGGTCTTTGACAGCATCTCGCACCATTCAAGGCCCACTTGATTTCCACATTGACCCACCTGAAGTATCACGGCCGACATCACTGCCAGTATTAGGTCAACTGACAAGAAATTAGAGTGCGTTATGTTGTACACTAATCGCGTGTGCACTTTTAAAACTATATCGCCAGCCAAACTTCAAAGCACATGTGCACTTAAAGACGGTGAGCATATCTCCTCGTACAGCACCTTTATTcaagagtgtttttttgttgttttaaattATTGCAAAGGTCACAGCTTTGATGACTAACGTTATACCGGCATCAGTGAAACCCAATGCGGCCCCTAAAGGCATCTTCCCACTTCCAGTTACCTGCCGTCTTCAATGCGGGCAATTCAAAACCATTCAGTGTCTCGCGCCGTGGTCCTAAATCATCTATGCTTGAAGCTCTCCAACTGATGTTCAACGAAAGGAAAGTTAGGTAACGTTAGATTTCTATCAGATAAAAACTCACTTCCCTGTCACCATTCTCGTCATGGCATGGGTTcgatgggagaggaggagtcGTCGGGAGTGTGTTGTACCTAGCCTCAGACctcactagcctagcctagctagctaagCTACACCATCAGCCTGAAGcgtatagctagctagccagatTGTTCTCGTTTATCATAGAGATAGCTCGGTCGTTACCTAACGCTAGCTACCTTTCATGAACACATTTGTTTTACAGATAGTACCACGGTGATCAACTGATGAGTGTGCACCGTTTTGGCAACCTGATTCGGGACTAACATTGGCTGAGGTTAACGTCACATCAACTAAGGTTCAGTGAGTTTGATGGCTAGGTTGACGTTATCGttaacttagctagctaacttttcAACCTggagttattttttattttgatcagTCAACGGTACCCGTGTGGATTTGACGTCGGTGGCTATTGCTGAATGTGTTTTAACCAAGCAAATAAACTGTTTGGAACGGACTTAGAAGATGGAGGACTTTTCTGACCCAGAGCTCTATTCAAAGTAAGTATCCGACCCTTTCTCTGATGGCATAAATTCTTTATCTCAGGCAGAAATCTCATTCAATGGCTAACTAgctacaagaaaaacaacatgtcTCCCAAATGTTTAGCTTGGTTACGGTAGCAGGGTTGCTAACGTTACCTAAGCTAGCTATCGACAGCTATTTAACCCACCTAAcagttggctagctagctaacgttagtttaTTCCCGTAGTAACGTAATCAGACATTGTCCTTATATACAACATAATTTATAAAGGCTATTACAGAGTTGGTTGAATACTAAACAACGTAAACTTAAAATCACACCGAGAAAGTATTGTTTGTAACACATTTGAATGCGTTTGGAAGTTGGACAGGTTAATGTAGCTGGGACAACATCTCGTTTCATTTTTAGCTATGAAAACCAACAGCTATCCACTATCAGTTGTCTTGAAGTTTTAAAGTAGCACTTTATTAACGGTATCTGATCTGATGCGTTTATATTCAATAAATAGGTTGTAGAAATTATCCCAAAGTAGAATGCTCAAGATGAACAGGACTACTGCAGGCCTTTGCTTTCAGGCCTTGCTAGATCCACGCCATAAATTTCTGTACTCGCTCGCTTTGATGACGTCTTAAGAGGGAAACAGACAAGAGGGCAAATCTACATAGAACCGTTTGTTTGGTTGTTGCATAATTCAgactaaaatgtattttattaggCACACTTGAAACACTGCGGTCAACACAATGTTGTAATACTTCCACTCCTAAAACGTAGTCGCCATATAACGTTAGACCTCCGGCCCTATGGCTGACCCGACATTAGCTAGCAAACAGTGTTCCACGATGTGCTACATTTCAATTTGCAAGGTGCTGCCAACTCAAACGATTTGATAGATTTTGTAGTTATTGTATACGTGTTTGTCGTacatttttgcatttctttCATATGTGATAATCTTTAAGCAGTACGTGGATACTAGGTGACTGATTGTCAGGTCTTTggctagagtagctagttagaTGGTGTATGGCAAGATCACAAtggcttctctctttctcatttaaaCAAAAGGTAGCTACCAATGTCAGCTACAGAAGGATATTATCACTGATAACATAGTTTAATTTTTACCACATTTTTAGGTTGTGCTTTTGTGTTCAGAAATATGCAAACATCGAATCTACCCAAAGGATTCCAGTTGAGATGTTTTGAATGTTCCCTATAAGGAGGGCACATGAGCATGCACGTATAATGGCGTGACACCCTATCGACTTTCATAGTTCTCATGAAATCGTTGAACAAGGAAG is a genomic window of Clupea harengus chromosome 1, Ch_v2.0.2, whole genome shotgun sequence containing:
- the LOC105899316 gene encoding tubulin delta chain-like isoform X2, which gives rise to MSAVILQVGQCGNQVGLEWCEMLSKTSEQCGHGSPYITKEGTLAVVCVDSDPKVLRRAQRLVRNKTLLESNIVQGKGGRGNNWAYGYHGHWVEEGDQLLQQAMEAVRQEAERRDYYGGTIMLHSVSGGTGSGLGSRLCEEIRAEFPVSHILTVSVVPHQSGESPLQHYNTLLSLAALHRSSDAILLFHNDQALSYSRDLQKKVSGTFGLSSGLAQGTLSFMNKHIVSCIAGLLLPVHNLTTASNWSLGVEPWELIRSVCPMPAAKLLSITQAGSREKLKWDSLASSTLQSVPQVSLAGRSYTSRAVLAVARGDQDNSFIMSSALNKLKRGHRCVAWNPFPVDHWTDPCNEVCLSPNAHLLTVCSNHSSVTSLLDHVVHRTKEMICVRAYLHWYERYGVEDQDFQQAVETLLKVVEEYDAH
- the LOC105899316 gene encoding tubulin delta chain-like isoform X6; the encoded protein is MSAVILQVGQCGNQVGLEWCEMLSKTSEQCGHGSPYITKEGTLAVVCVDSDPKVLRRAQRLVRNKTLLESNIVQGKGGRGNNWAYGYHGHWVEEGDQLLQQAMEAVRQEAERRDYYGGTIMLHSVSGGTGSGLGSRLCEEIRAEFPVSHILTVSVVPHQSGESPLQHYNTLLSLAALHRSSDAILLFHNDQALSYSRDLQKKVSGTFGLSSGLAQGTLSFMNKHIVSCIAGLLLPVHNLTTASNWSLGVEPWELIRSVCPMPAAKLLSITQAGSRSDLINASARL
- the LOC105899316 gene encoding tubulin delta chain-like isoform X4 yields the protein MSAVILQVGQCGNQVGLEWCEMLSKTSEQCGHGSPYITKEGTLAVVCVDSDPKVLRRAQRLVRNKTLLESNIVQGKGGRGNNWAYGYHGHWVEEGDQLLQQAMEAVRQEAERRDYYGGTIMLHSVSGGTGSGLGSRLCEEIRAEFPVSHILTVSVVPHQSGESPLQHYNTLLSLAALHRSSDAILLFHNDQALSYSRDLQKKVSGTFGLSSGLAQGTLSFMNKHIVSCIAGLLLPVHNLTTASNWSLGVEPWELIRSVCPMPAAKLLSITQAGSREKLKWDSLASSTLQSVPQVSLAGRSYTSRAVLAVARGDQDNSFIMSSALNKLKRGHRCVAWNPFPVDHWTAVSPLCSITWCTEQKR
- the LOC105899316 gene encoding tubulin delta chain-like isoform X5 translates to MGYHGHWVEEGDQLLQQAMEAVRQEAERRDYYGGTIMLHSVSGGTGSGLGSRLCEEIRAEFPVSHILTVSVVPHQSGESPLQHYNTLLSLAALHRSSDAILLFHNDQALSYSRDLQKKVSGTFGLSSGLAQGTLSFMNKHIVSCIAGLLLPVHNLTTASNWSLGVEPWELIRSVCPMPAAKLLSITQAGSREKLKWDSLASSTLQSVPQVSLAGRSYTSRAVLAVARGDQDNSFIMSSALNKLKRGHRCVAWNPFPVDHWTVCVILCLFSDPCNEVCLSPNAHLLTVCSNHSSVTSLLDHVVHRTKEMICVRAYLHWYERYGVEDQDFQQAVETLLKVVEEYDAH
- the LOC105899316 gene encoding tubulin delta chain-like isoform X3, whose protein sequence is MLSKTSEQCGHGSPYITKEGTLAVVCVDSDPKVLRRAQRLVRNKTLLESNIVQGKGGRGNNWAYGYHGHWVEEGDQLLQQAMEAVRQEAERRDYYGGTIMLHSVSGGTGSGLGSRLCEEIRAEFPVSHILTVSVVPHQSGESPLQHYNTLLSLAALHRSSDAILLFHNDQALSYSRDLQKKVSGTFGLSSGLAQGTLSFMNKHIVSCIAGLLLPVHNLTTASNWSLGVEPWELIRSVCPMPAAKLLSITQAGSREKLKWDSLASSTLQSVPQVSLAGRSYTSRAVLAVARGDQDNSFIMSSALNKLKRGHRCVAWNPFPVDHWTVCVILCLFSDPCNEVCLSPNAHLLTVCSNHSSVTSLLDHVVHRTKEMICVRAYLHWYERYGVEDQDFQQAVETLLKVVEEYDAH
- the LOC105899316 gene encoding tubulin delta chain-like isoform X1, whose translation is MSAVILQVGQCGNQVGLEWCEMLSKTSEQCGHGSPYITKEGTLAVVCVDSDPKVLRRAQRLVRNKTLLESNIVQGKGGRGNNWAYGYHGHWVEEGDQLLQQAMEAVRQEAERRDYYGGTIMLHSVSGGTGSGLGSRLCEEIRAEFPVSHILTVSVVPHQSGESPLQHYNTLLSLAALHRSSDAILLFHNDQALSYSRDLQKKVSGTFGLSSGLAQGTLSFMNKHIVSCIAGLLLPVHNLTTASNWSLGVEPWELIRSVCPMPAAKLLSITQAGSREKLKWDSLASSTLQSVPQVSLAGRSYTSRAVLAVARGDQDNSFIMSSALNKLKRGHRCVAWNPFPVDHWTVCVILCLFSDPCNEVCLSPNAHLLTVCSNHSSVTSLLDHVVHRTKEMICVRAYLHWYERYGVEDQDFQQAVETLLKVVEEYDAH